A window of Apium graveolens cultivar Ventura chromosome 8, ASM990537v1, whole genome shotgun sequence contains these coding sequences:
- the LOC141676851 gene encoding LOW QUALITY PROTEIN: abscisic acid 8'-hydroxylase 3-like (The sequence of the model RefSeq protein was modified relative to this genomic sequence to represent the inferred CDS: substituted 2 bases at 2 genomic stop codons) — protein sequence MVIALVLFLVFLVALWKFAWAAPKELEGIPGNLGWPVVGESSSFLSEFSSPQGIYSFIKNRQKRYGKVFKSYVLGKYTIFMAGRDADKILLTGKDGLVTLNLFYTGKQVLGSTSLLQQSGEEHKRLRRLIAEPLSFDSLKKYIQFINTLAAETLDQWLDREVLVLKEASAFTLKVIGNMIMSLEPTGTEQDKFRTNFKSISSSFASLPLKLPGTAYDRGIKARDRMYAIFDSIISKRRSGKSVHQDFLESLIQKHTKNDLGEDQDDKLTDKQLKDNILTLLVAGHDTTTAALTWLIKFIAENPDVLERLRKEHTEILDNRKTGSSLTWSEVTNMPYTTKVISETLRMATILPWYSRKTAQDFQITXLXSYNFCPFISFNVYNQLQAPIKPFGYLGFGSGPRMCPGINLAKLELCIFVHHLVCRYKWTALEKDDSVQPTLVWMPKNKLPIKVEAL from the exons ATGGTCATCGCTCTCGTGTTGTTCCTTGTATTTTTAGTTGCATTATGGAAATTTGCATGGGCTGCTCCAAAGGAGTTGGAAGGAATTCCTGGTAACCTGGGTTGGCCTGTTGTTGGTGAAAGTTCATCATTTCTGTCAGAGTTTTCGAGTCCTCAGGGGATTTACAGTTTCATCAAAAATAGACAAAAAAG GTATGGAAAGGTGTTCAAGAGCTATGTATTAGGTAAATATACAATTTTCATGGCCGGGAGAGACGCAGACAAGATTTTGTTGACAGGGAAAGATGGTTTGGTTACCTTAAACCTCTTTTACACTGGAAAACAGGTACTTGGTTCGACAAGCTTGCTCCAACAGTCTGGTGAAGAACATAAGCGGCTCCGCAGATTGATTGCTGAGCCTCTCTCATTTGATAGCCTCAAAAAATACATTCAATTTATAAATACTTTGGCTGCTGAAACATTAGACCAGTGGCTAGACCGGGAGGTTTTGGTTCTTAAAGAGGCTTCTGCA TTCACATTAAAGGTGATAGGAAACATGATTATGAGCTTGGAACCTACTGGTACAGAGCAAGACAAATTCCGAACTAATTTTAAATCAATTTCTTCCTCATTTGCATCCTTGCCACTCAAGCTTCCTGGAACTGCTTATGATCGAGGTATTAAG GCACGCGATAGGATGTATGCCatatttgattcaattatttccAAAAGAAGATCAGGAAAAAGTGTACACCAGGACTTCCTGGAGTCACTGATACAGAAACATACTAAAAATGACTTGGGAGAAGATCAAGATGATAAACTGACGGATAAACAGTTAAAGGACAACATACTAACATTGCTCGTCGCTGGACATGATACCACCACTGCAGCACTGACATGGCTCATTAAATTTATTGCAGAAAATCCAGATGTTTTGGAACGTCTCAGG AAAGAACACACGGAAATTCTGGATAACAGAAAAACAGGATCAAGCCTCACATGGTCAGAAGTCACAAACATGCCTTACACAACAAAA GTTATTAGTGAAACTCTTCGTATGGCAACAATTTTACCTTGGTATTCAAGAAAAACTGCTCAGGACTTTCAGATTACTTGACTTTAGTCGTATAACTTCTGTCCGTTTATTAGTTTCAATGTTTATAACCAATTGCAGGCACCCATAAAGCCTTTTGGCTACCTTGGATTTGGAAGCGGACCTCGGATGTGCCCAGGAATCAACCTTGCAAAGCTGGAGCTTTGTATATTTGTTCACCATCTTGTTTGCAGATACAA GTGGACAGCTCTAGAGAAAGATGACAGTGTCCAACCAACACTAGTCTGGATGCCCAAGAACAAGTTACCTATCAAAGTTGAGGCACTGTGA